A stretch of Ciconia boyciana chromosome 34, ASM3463844v1, whole genome shotgun sequence DNA encodes these proteins:
- the RPL10 gene encoding large ribosomal subunit protein uL16: MGRRPARCYRYCKNKPYPKSRFCRGVPDPKIRIFDLGRKKAKVDEFPLCGHMVSDEYEQLSSEALEAARICANKYMVKSCGKDGFHIRVRLHPFHVIRINKMLSCAGADRLQTGMRGAFGKPQGTVARVHIGQVIMSIRTKAQNKEHVVEALRRAKFKFPGRQKIHISKKWGFTKFNADAFEDMVAQKRLIPDGCGVKYIPCRGPLDRWRALHAA, encoded by the exons ATGGGCCGCCGCCCGGCGCGATG CTACAGGTACTGCAAGAACAAGCCGTACCCCAAGTCCCGCTTCTGCAGGGGGGTCCCTG ACCCCAAAATCCGCATCTTCGACCTGGGGCGGAAGAAGGCGAAGGTGGACGAGTTCCCCCTCTGCGGGCACATGGTGTCGGACGAGTACGAGCAGCTCAGCTCGGAGG CGCTGGAGGCCGCTCGCATCTGCGCCAACAAGTACATGGTGAAGAGCTGCGGGAAGGACGGGTTCCACATCCGCGTGCGCCTGCACCCCTTCCACGTCATCCGCATCAACAAGATGCTCTCCTGCGCCGGCGCCGACAG gcTGCAGACGGGGATGCGGGGCGCCTTCGGGAAGCCGCAGGGGACGGTGGCGCGGGTGCACATCGGGCAGGTGATCATGTCCATCCGCACCAAGGCCCAGAACAAGGAGCACGTGGTGGAGGCCCTGCGCCGCGCCAAGTTCAAGTTCCCGGGGCGGCAGAAG atccACATCTCCAAGAAGTGGGGGTTCACCAAGTTCAACGCCGACGCCTTCGAGGACATGGTGGCCCAGAAGCGGCTGATCCCCGACGGCTGCGGGGTGAAGTACATCCCCTGCCGGGGGCCCCTCGACCGCTGGCGGGCCCTGCACGCTGCCTGA